One part of the Hydra vulgaris chromosome 01, alternate assembly HydraT2T_AEP genome encodes these proteins:
- the LOC100211559 gene encoding uncharacterized protein LOC100211559 isoform X2 — protein MGKPMRKHADRNTFNKKMGSSNPDRPKPDVGSRMRSKATINRIKMYKGGKPIRNEQGKIIIAAEYQKKAISGEVARVEPNRKWFGNTKVISQTALQKFQEEMGKAMSNPYKVIMKKTQLPLSLLDDRKKTARVHLLDTDSFDNTFGPKAQRKRPVIVAGDLEGLVALAEESQEKYTSEKDSDLINVNSFEEKNEIRDRMFSKGQSKRIWNELYKVIDSSDVVIQVLDARDPNGTRSKHIETFLKNEKKHKHLIFILNKCDLVPTWVTRKWVALLSTEYPTLAFHASVNNPFGKGALIQLLRQFGKLHQDKKNISVGFIGYPNVGKSSIINTLKKKKVCKAAPVPGETKVWQYVTLMRRIYLIDCPGVVYPSDDSETDIVLKGVVRVENLKDASDHISEVLHRVKKKYIQKTYQIDEWESAEGFLEALCRKSGRLLKGGEPDINTVAKMILTDYQRGRLPYFVPPPETEVGEDQKSEPCDKKQTSEQCDKTNTALENVTTETAVEKDLEKDLNENCVEPQITSSATHENIAQPESKTISHENDIEHHLDELQEQGFKYQITSNNSILCVEALSNDDKEQTSKSKNNKRKKVNIKEPEETKRKKKEPRMTTNKMKTGKHYYESANVKNRNKNKSSNNQNKIQPGIKNKGKGKKLNKN, from the exons ATGGGTAAACCTATGAGAAAGCATGCCGACAGAAATacattcaacaaaaaaatgggTAGCAGTAATCCTG ATAGGCCGAAACCGGATGTGGGTTCAAGAATGCGAAGCAAGGCTACTATAAACAGAATTAAAATGTACAAAGGTGGTAAGCCGATCag AAATGAACAAGGCAAGATTATTATAGCAGCAGAGTACCAAAAAAAGGCAATATCAGGAGAAGTAGCTCGAGTGGAACCAAACAGGAAATGGTTCG GTAACACTAAAGTCATTTCACAAACTGCCCTTCAAAAGTTTCAGGAAGAAATGGGAAAGGCCATGTCAAATCCATATAAA GTTATTATGAAAAAGACTCAGCTTCCTTTATCTCTCTTGGATGACCGTAAAAAA ACTGCTAGAGTACATTTGTTAGATACTGATTCTTTCGATAATACGTTTGGTCCTAAAGCTCAAAGAAAGCGTCCTGTTATTGTTGCTGGTGACCTTGAG ggCTTGGTTGCTCTTGCAGAAGAATCTCAAg aaaaatacacATCTGAAAAAGATTCAGATCTAATAAATGTAAATAGCTTTGAAGAAAAGAATGAAATAAGAGATCGGATGTTTTCTAAAGGTCAGTCAAAACGGATTTGGAATGAACTTTATAAG gttATTGATTCTTCAGATGTTGTTATACAg gttCTTGATGCTAGAGATCCAAATGGGACTCGTTCTAAAcatattgaaacatttttaaagaacgaaaaaaaacataaacatttaatttttatcctAAATAAATGTGATCTTGTTCCAACATGGGTGACG AGAAAGTGGGTTGCATTGTTGTCAACAGAATATCCAACCCTGGCATTTCATGCAAGTGTTAACAATCCATTTGGTAAAGGAGCTTTAATTCAGCTGTTGCGTCAATTTGGAAAG ttacatcaagataagaaaaatattag TGTTGGTTTTATTGGTTATCCAAATGTTGGAAAATCTTCTATaatcaatacattaaaaaagaaaaaagtttgtaaagCTGCTCCTGTTCCTGGTGAAACAAAG GTTTGGCAATATGTCACGTTAATGCGTAGGATTTATTTGATTGATTGTCCTGGTGTGGTCTATCCATCTGATGATTCAGAAACAGATATAGTTCTTAAAGGAGTCGTACGAGTAGAAAATCTTAAAGATGCATCTGATCATATTTCAGAGGTTCTGCacagagttaaaaaaaagtatatacaaaaGACTTACCAAATAGATGAATGGGAGTCTGCAGAAGGATTTTTGGAAGCTCTTTGTAGAAAGTCTGGTCGACTATTgaag ggtGGAGAACCAGACATTAATACTGTAgctaaaatgattttaactgATTATCAAAGGGGTAGGTTACCTTATTTTGTTCCACCTCCTGAAACAGAAGTTGGTGAAGACCAAAAAAGTGAACCAtgtgataaaaaacaaacttctgAACAGTGTGATAAAACAAATACCGCTTTAGAAAATGTAACTACAGAAACTGCTGTAGAAAAGGACTTAGAAAAGGACTTAAATGAAAATTGTGTTGAACCACAAATAACTTCATCAGCCACACATGAAAATATTGCTCAACCAGAATCAAAAACAATTTCACATGAAAATGATATCGAACATCATTTAGATGAACTTCAGGAACAAG gttTTAAGTATCAAATCACAtcaaataattctattttatgTGTTGAAGCATTATCAAATGATGATAAAG AACAAACAAGTAAAAGcaagaataataaaagaaagaaagtcAACATCAAAGAACCAGAAGAgactaaaagaaaaaag AAAGAACCTCGCATGACGACAAACAAAATGAAGACTGGAAAACACTACTATGAGTCCGCAAACGTCAAGAATAGAAATAAGAATAAATCTTcgaataatcaaaataaaattcaacCTGGTATAAAGAATAAAGGAAAAggaaaaaagttgaataaaaattga